In Ornithinibacter aureus, the genomic stretch GCTGTCCACCGTGCGCATCGACGCGGTGCGCCGGGTCGGCGACGTGGTGGAGTACATCGGTGTGGTGCGTGACTCCTCGACGAGCAGACCGCTGCGGATCAAGTTCGAGCCGACGGACGGGTCGATCCGCATGGACGTCCTCGTGCCGGCGGTCGATGCCCTGGCGATCCACCTCGACTGGCGGCCGGCGACGACCGGCATCGCGCCCGCCCTGCCCGAGCGCAACCTGCGCGAGCGCGCGTACTGGGTCGACCCGACCGTCATCGCCCAACCCGCGTTCACGTGGGTGCTCGGCACCGACGTGACGATCGGCCCGGTCCAGGTGCCTCGTGCCGTCGACCTTCGTCAGGACGGGCGGATCGCGGTCCACGTCTGGGCCCCCCGTGCGGTGGTGACCGTCACGGACACCCCGCGGATGCCGTGACAGACTCGGTGGTCATGAGCACGCACCCACGCCAGCGCCGCCTGCACCGCATCGCGATGGTGACCGTGCACACCTCGCCGCTGGCCCAGCCCGGAGAGGGTGATGCCGGTGGCATGAACGTCTACGTGCTCGAGGTGGCCCGACAGCTGGCCCGTCGTGACATCGCCGTGGACCTGTTCACCCGCACGACGAGCGCGGCCCAACCGCCCGTGGTCGAGGTCGAGCCGGGGGTCGTCGTGCGCCACCTCGCGGCTGGCCCGTACGAGGGCCTGTCCAAGGAGGACCTGCCCGGTCAGCTGTGCGCCTTCGCGGCCGGGATGATGCGGGTCGCCGCGCACGCGCCGCCCGGGTACTACGACCTCGTGCACTCGCACTACTGGCTCTCGGGGCAGGTCGGCTGGCTGGCCGCCGACCGGTGGGGTGTGCCGCTGGTGCACACGATGCACACGATGGCGCGGGTGAAGAACCTCCACCTCGCCGACGGGGACGAGCCCGAGCCGCGAGGCCGTGAGATCGGTGAGGCGCAGGTCGTCGAGGCCGCTGACCGGCTCGTCGCGAACACCGACCGCGAGGCCCGCGAACTCATCGAGCTCTACGACGCGGACCCGGCGCGGGTCGCCGTGGCGGAACCCGGCGTCGACCTCGCGGTGTTCAGCCCCGGGTCGAGGGACGAGGCGCGGGCCCGCGTCGGGATTCCCTCGGATGCCGTGCTCCTCCTCTTCGTCGGACGGATCCAACCGCTGAAGGCGCCCGACGTCCTCGTGCGCGCCGCCGCCGAGCTGGTGCGGCGCCGACCCGACCTGCGCTCACGCCTCGTCGTCGGCATCCTCGGCGGGGCCAGCGGCACCGGGGTGCGCAACCCCATGGGGTTGACCGAGCTGGCCCAGCAGCTCGGCATCGCCGACCTCGTGCGCTTCGTGCCGCCCGTCGACCGGTCGGCGCTCGCGCAGTGGTACCGCGCCGCCGACCTCGTGGCCGTGCCGTCGCACAGCGAGTCCTTCGGGCTCGTCGCGGTGGAGGCCCAGGCCTGCGGCACCCCCGTCGTGGCAGCCAACGTCGGCGGTCTGCCCACCGCCGTCGGGCCCGCGGGAGTCCTCGTCGACGGCCACGACACGGCCGACTGGGCGACCGCCCTCGAGTCGGTGATCGGCGACCCCCGCGGTGCCGCGGTGCTGGCCCGCACCAGCGTCGAGCACGCGGCGGGGTTCTCGTGGGCGCGAACGGCGCAGCGCCTGGCCGAGGTCTACGCCGACGCGATGGACCACCCGCGCGAGGTGCCCATCCACGACGCCGAGCTGCTCGCCGGCATCCCCACGGCGGTGATCCCGTGACGGGCAGGGGCGCGATGCGGGCCACGATCGAGGCGTTCCTCGCGGCATCCGGTCTCGAGTGGGAGCCCGGAGCCCGCGACGACGAGTACGTCGTGGCGTTGCCGGGTGAGAAGAAGCTGAAGACCATCGCCTCGCTCATCGTCTCGGACACGGCGCTGTCGGTGTCGGCGTTCGTCATCCGTAACCCCGACGAGAACCACGCCGAGGTCTACCGGTTTCTCCTGCGCCGCAACCTGCGGCTGCCGGGGCTGGCCTACTCGGTCGACAAGGCGGGCGACGTGTTCGTCACCGGCCGGCTGCCGGCTGCCGGCGTCGACGTCGACTCCCTCGACCAGCTGCTCGGGGTGGTGCTCACGGCGTGCGACGAGCCGTTCAACGAGCTGCTCGTCATGGGCTTCCTGTCCTCCATGCGCAAGGAGTGGGAGTGGCGGGTCTCGCGCGGTGAGAGCCTGCGCAACCTCGAGGCCTTCCGCGGCATCCTCGCCAGGCCGGGCGACCCCGATCCGGGATCCGCGCCCACCTGACCCTGACGGCCGCGGGTGGCTAGGCTGGCGACATGACCGAACACACGCTCATCCTGCTGCGCCACGGCGAGTCCGAATGGAACCAGAAGAACCTGTTCACGGGGTGGGTCGACGTCGACCTCACCGACAAGGGCCGCGCCGAGGCCGCGCGCGGTGGTCAGCTGATGAAGGATGCCGGGATCCTGCCCGACGTCGTGCACACCTCGGTGCAGCGTCGCGCGATCACGACGGCCAACCTCGCCCTGGATGCCGCTGACCGGCACTGGATCCCGGTGCACCGCAGCTGGCGCCTGAACGAGCGGCACTACGGCGCGCTGCAGGGTCTGGACAAGGCGGCGACCCGCGAGAAGTACGGCGACGAGCAGTTCATGCTGTGGCGTCGCAGCTTCGACACCCCGCCGCCGCCCATCGAGGTCGGCAGCGAGTTCGACCAGACCAACGACCCCCGCTACGCCGGCATCGAGGTGCCGCTCACCGAGTGCCTCAAGGACGTCATCCCGCGGATGATGCCGTACTGGGAGAACGAGATCCGCAGCGACCTCGCGGACGGCAAGACGGTGCTCGTCACCGCCCACGGCAACTCGCTGCGCGCCCTGGTCAAGCACCTCGACGGCATCAGCGACGACGACATCGCCGGCCTGAACATCCCGACCGGCATGCCGCTCGTCTACCGCCTCGGCGACGACTTCATGCCGACCGGTCCGGGCGAGTACCTCGACCCCGAGGCAGCAGCTGCGGCAGCGGCGGCGGTGGCCAACCAGGGCCGCTGAGCTCAGCCGTCCGTCGGGTGCCGACCCTGGTCCGGCACGCCGTCGAAGAGCACCCGCCCGTCGGCATCCTTGGTGACGATGCGGTACTCGGCCGCGTCGGCCCCGTTCACGACGGGGACGATCACAGCGTCCTGCCCGCGCGTCGGCACCACCTTGGACACCGGGTAGCCGTCGGGGCTGGTCGAGATGAGCTGCACCTGGGCGGCGCCTGGTGCCGCGACGAGGAAGCGCGCCACCCCGACTCGCTCGTCGGAGGCCCACACGACGAGCGGGTCGCGCGCGCTGTCGCGCGAGAGCACGAGGGCCGGCTCGAGTGCCCAGGTGAACCCGTCGCCGGTGTACGCCGTGGTGCGGAACACCCCGCCCTCAGGCGTGGTGGTGAGCAGCGAGACCAGGCGAGCCGGCACGGCATCCGGCGGTGGTGGCCACTCGAAGAGCCCGCGGGGAATCTCCGCGTCCACGAACACCGTGGTCGTGAGGTCGCCCGCCGGGATGCCCGTGATCGC encodes the following:
- a CDS encoding YbjN domain-containing protein — protein: MRATIEAFLAASGLEWEPGARDDEYVVALPGEKKLKTIASLIVSDTALSVSAFVIRNPDENHAEVYRFLLRRNLRLPGLAYSVDKAGDVFVTGRLPAAGVDVDSLDQLLGVVLTACDEPFNELLVMGFLSSMRKEWEWRVSRGESLRNLEAFRGILARPGDPDPGSAPT
- the mshA gene encoding D-inositol-3-phosphate glycosyltransferase, yielding MSTHPRQRRLHRIAMVTVHTSPLAQPGEGDAGGMNVYVLEVARQLARRDIAVDLFTRTTSAAQPPVVEVEPGVVVRHLAAGPYEGLSKEDLPGQLCAFAAGMMRVAAHAPPGYYDLVHSHYWLSGQVGWLAADRWGVPLVHTMHTMARVKNLHLADGDEPEPRGREIGEAQVVEAADRLVANTDREARELIELYDADPARVAVAEPGVDLAVFSPGSRDEARARVGIPSDAVLLLFVGRIQPLKAPDVLVRAAAELVRRRPDLRSRLVVGILGGASGTGVRNPMGLTELAQQLGIADLVRFVPPVDRSALAQWYRAADLVAVPSHSESFGLVAVEAQACGTPVVAANVGGLPTAVGPAGVLVDGHDTADWATALESVIGDPRGAAVLARTSVEHAAGFSWARTAQRLAEVYADAMDHPREVPIHDAELLAGIPTAVIP
- a CDS encoding phosphoglyceromutase, encoding MTEHTLILLRHGESEWNQKNLFTGWVDVDLTDKGRAEAARGGQLMKDAGILPDVVHTSVQRRAITTANLALDAADRHWIPVHRSWRLNERHYGALQGLDKAATREKYGDEQFMLWRRSFDTPPPPIEVGSEFDQTNDPRYAGIEVPLTECLKDVIPRMMPYWENEIRSDLADGKTVLVTAHGNSLRALVKHLDGISDDDIAGLNIPTGMPLVYRLGDDFMPTGPGEYLDPEAAAAAAAAVANQGR